The following are from one region of the Hirundo rustica isolate bHirRus1 unplaced genomic scaffold, bHirRus1.pri.v3 scaffold_287_arrow_ctg1, whole genome shotgun sequence genome:
- the ISLR2 gene encoding immunoglobulin superfamily containing leucine-rich repeat protein 2 yields MAPLLALLLAALLGSGRACPEPCACVDKYAHQFADCAYKELQAVPAGLPSNVTTLSLSANKISSLPRGAFAEVTQVSSLWLAHNEIAAIEPGALAVLVHLKNLDVSHNQIAEFPWQDLRNLSALQLLKMNNNRMSAVPPGAFRTLKDLRSLRINNNRFATLAEGIFDSLGSLSHLQIYNNPFECSCALRWLKRWMESTLISIPEKDSIACALPERLRGVPLARLPEMSCAAPAVSLSSAPGLDGAELPEGLALSLHCSALGSPPPDVRWRIRTAGRSLELGGSGPESAAKEEPRPQPERFVAFKNGTLVIPRLSKSDEGTYTCVATNEVGSNQSSLSVAVAGAQKRPPGPGRHDGKGQAGDKGGGAEGAGNSVLTPEESGGAPGPTRQSRPPSAAGPEPEGREPEEPPGLEGKCGSPAGGTKYISNHAFNQSGDFKRHSSELGVIALDVAERDARVQLTPTRPGRGRPGVLYLCQRRRGGHALLQWSRIEAGVNSYWFRGLSPGTNYSVCLSSPGEECQVQVVFTTKREIPSLVIIVVVAVFLLLLATLPLLGATWCHLLAKLRAKPYRLIMKAQNPDQMEKRMAADFDPRASYLESEKNFGPGEAGEAGEEEEEEEEEGDEEGARWRRGREGEGAAELEREESLAAGSMAESQSKGGAEEFEVRSEYSDKLPLGAEAVTISPEINGNYRPRPR; encoded by the coding sequence ATGGCCCcgctgctggcgctgctgctGGCCGCCCTGCTGGGCTCGGGCCGGGCGTGCCCGGAGCCCTGCGCTTGCGTGGACAAGTACGCGCACCAGTTCGCCGACTGCGCCTACAAGGAGCTGCAGGCCGTGCCCGCGGGGCTGCCCTCCAACGTGACCACGCTGAGCCTGTCGGCCAACAAGATCAGCTCGCTGCCCCGCGGCGCCTTCGCCGAGGTGACGCAGGTGAGCTCGCTGTGGCTGGCGCACAACGAGATCGCCGCCATCGAGCCCGGCGCGCTGGCCGTGCTGGTGCACCTCAAGAACCTGGACGTCAGCCACAACCAGATCGCCGAGTTCCCCTGGCAGGACCTGCGCAACCTCAGCGCGCTGCAGCTGCTCAAGATGAACAACAACCGCATGTCCGCCGTGCCGCCGGGCGCCTTCCGCACGCTCAAGGACCTGCGCTCGCTGCGCATCAACAACAACCGCTTCGCCACGCTGGCCGAGGGCATCTTCGACTCGCTGGGCTCGCTGTCGCACCTGCAGATCTACAACAACCCCTTCGAGTGCTCCTGCGCGCTGCGCTGGCTGAAGCGCTGGATGGAGAGCACGCTCATCTCCATCCCCGAGAAGGACTCCATCGCCTGCGCGCTGCCCGAGCGCCTGCGCGGCGTGCCGCTGGCCCGCCTGCCCGAGATGAGCTGCGCCGCGCCCGCCGTCAGCCTCAGCTCCGCGCCGGGCCTGGACGGGGCCGAGCTGCCCGAGGGCCTGGCGCTGAGCCTGCACTGCTCCGCCCTCGGCTCGCCGCCGCCCGACGTGCGCTGGAGGATCCGCACGGCCGGCCGGAGCCTGGAGCTGGGCGGCAGCGGCCCCGAGAGCGCGGCCAAGGAGGAGCCGCGGCCGCAGCCCGAGCGCTTCGTGGCCTTCAAGAACGGCACCTTGGTGATCCCGCGCCTGAGCAAGAGCGACGAGGGCACCTACACCTGCGTGGCCACTAACGAGGTGGGCAGCAACCAGTCCTCGCTCAGCGTGGCGGTGGCCGGCGCGCAGAAGCGCCCGCCGGGGCCCGGCCGCCACGACGGGAAGGGGCAGGCGGGCGACAAGGGAGGCGGCGCCGAGGGCGCCGGGAACAGCGTGCTGACCCCGGAGGAGAGCGGCGGAGCGCCGGGGCCCACCCGGCAGAGCAGGCCGCCctcggcggcggggccggagcctGAGGGCCGGGAGCCCGAGGAGCCGCCGGGCCTGGAGGGGAAGTGCGGCTCGCCGGCGGGCGGCACCAAGTACATCTCCAACCACGCCTTCAACCAGAGCGGCGACTTCAAGCGGCACAGCTCCGAGCTGGGCGTCATCGCCCTGGACGTGGCCGAGCGCGACGCCCGCGTGCAGCTGACGCCGacgcggccgggccggggccgcccgggCGTGCTCTACCTGTGCCAGCGCCGCCGCGGCGGCCACGCCCTGCTCCAGTGGTCGCGCATCGAGGCCGGCGTCAACTCGTACTGGTTCCGCGGCCTGAGCCCCGGCACCAACTACTCGGTGTGCCTGAGCTCGCCGGGAGAGGAGTGCCAGGTGCAGGTGGTGTTCACCACCAAGAGGGAGATCCCGTCGCTCGTCATCATCGTGGTGGTGGCcgtcttcctgctgctgctggccacgCTGCCGCTGCTGGGCGCCACGTGGTGCCACCTGCTCGCCAAGCTGCGGGCCAAGCCCTACAGGCTCATCATGAAGGCGCAGAACCCCGACCAGATGGAGAAGCGCATGGCCGCCGACTTCGACCCCCGCGCCTCCTACCTGGAGTCCGAGAAGAACTTCGGTCCCGGCGAGGCGGGCGAGgccggggaggaggaggaggaggaggaggaggaaggagacgAGGAAGGAGCGCGGTGGCGGCgcgggagggagggggagggcgCGGCGGAGCTGGAGCGGGAGGAGAGCCTGGCCGCCGGCTCCATGGCGGAGTCGCAGTCCAAGGGCGGCGCCGAGGAGTTCGAAGTGCGCTCCGAGTACAGCGACAAGCTGCCCCTGGGCGCCGAGGCCGTCACCATCTCCCCGGAGATCAACGGCAACtaccggccccggccccgctga
- the LOC120747907 gene encoding immunoglobulin superfamily containing leucine-rich repeat protein-like, with translation MRRLLGVVALAALLSPCLGCPAPCSCSTKKNGRLLAECAYRDLRDVPRGLSPNVTILTLSANRLGRLGRSSLAEAPELQSLWLGYNHISAAEPGTFAHLLQLKNLDLSHNRLADFPWQDLRGLGALQILKLSNNRLSSVPRGALAGLRELRSLWLNDNQLATLARGTFEALPALAQLQLFRNPFNCSCKLFWLKEWALGSPDVLSGAGSTLCAAPARLRGRAVTEVPGALCVAPTAQLTYLSGPAEAGRGGGEGPTLSLHCSAAGSPPPEIRWRVRTAAAARAGERRFAAFPNGTMAVAGFGKEDEGTYTCLAVNEVGTREASVEVALAGSRGPAEELPRDDPQPGGNQHCAAGERPDASGAGEKLVIVYHVPGEARSGAGAPGLRLGVLPLALGRLLLW, from the coding sequence ATGAGGCGGCTGCTGGGCGTCGTGGCGCTGGCGGCGCTGCTGTCGCCGTGCCTGGGCTGTCCCgcgccctgctcctgctccaccaAGAAGAACGGGCGGCTGCTGGCCGAGTGCGCCTACCGGGATCTCCGGGACGTCCCGCGGGGCCTGTCCCCCAACGTCACCATCCTGACGCTCTCCGCCAACCGCCTGGGCCGCCTGGGCCGCTCCTCGCTGGCCGAGGCGCCCGAGCTGCAGTCGCTGTGGCTGGGCTACAACCACATCTCGGCCGCCGAGCCCGGCACCTTCGCGCACCTGCTGCAGCTCAAGAACCTGGACCTGAGCCACAACCGGCTGGCGGATTTCCCCTGGCAGGACCTGCGCGGGCTGGGCGCGCTGCAGATCCTCAAGCTGAGCAACAACCGGCTGTCGTCGGTGCCCCGCGGCGCGCTGGCCGGGCTGCGGGAGCTGCGCTCGCTCTGGCTCAACGACAACCAGCTGGCCACGCTGGCCCGCGGCACCTTCGAGGCGCTGCCGGCGCTGGcgcagctgcagctcttccgCAACCCCTTCAACTGCTCCTGCAAGCTCTTCTGGCTCAAGGAGTGGGCCCTCGGCTCCCCGGACGTCCTCTCGGGCGCCGGCTCCACGCTGTGCGCCGCTCCGGCCCGCCTGCGGGGCCGCGCCGTCACCGAGGTGCCCGGCGCGCTGTGCGTGGCGCCCACGGCGCAGCTGACCTACCTGTCGGGGCCGGCCGAggccgggcgcggcggcggcgagggGCCCACGCTCAGCCTGCACTGCAGCGCGGCCGGCAGCCCCCCGCCCGAGATCCGCTGGCGCGTCcgcacggcggcggcggcccgggcCGGGGAGCGGCGCTTCGCCGCCTTCCCCAACGGCACCATGGCCGTGGCGGGCTTCGGCAAGGAGGACGAGGGCACCTACACGTGCCTGGCGGTCAACGAGGTGGGCACTCGAGAGGCGTCGGTGGAGGTGGCGCTGGCCGGgtcccgcggccccgccgaggAGCTGCCCCGCGACGACCCGCAGCCCGGCGGGAACCAGCACTGCGCCGCCGGCGAGCGGCCGGACGCCTCCGGAGCCGGCGAGAAGCTGGTCATCGTCTACCACGTGCCCGGCGAGGCCCGCAGCGGCGCGGGAGCCCCGGGGCTCCGCCTGGGAGTCCTGCCGCTGGCGCTGGGGcggctgctgctgtggtga